The following proteins are encoded in a genomic region of Ostrea edulis chromosome 7, xbOstEdul1.1, whole genome shotgun sequence:
- the LOC130047543 gene encoding putative nuclease HARBI1: TNSFIYIQVLIALRFYASGSFLQVLGDTTGVEKSTVSRVVRRVSLALTSLAPRFIRWPNDRDLQITKNEFYKLAGFPGVTGCIDGTHIRIQAPTDNEAAFVNRKGYHSLNVQAICDQNGKFTNVVARWPGSTHDSHIFRMSGIKAQIEENFRSLNDGVLLGDSGYACQPYLITPYLRPSTPAEERFNAAHKRTRVTVERAFGWFKRRFHILHSEIRMRPERVCAIIGACAVLHNIAIMQREPVLDEGVAIPDRNIPGTYNGPEDGKNIRNYITRNNF, encoded by the exons acaaaCAGCTTTATCTATATTCAGGTTCTTATCGCATTAAGATTTTATGCCAGTGGGAGTTTCCTACAAGTGCTTGGGGACACCACAGGTGTGGAGAAATCTACTGTTTCGAGAGTAGTTAGGCGAGTTTCCTTGGCATTGACATCTTTGGCACCACGATTTATAAGATGGCCCAATGATAGAGATTTGCAAATTACAAAAAATGAATTCTACAAGCTGGCTGGATTCCCAGGCGTCACCGGATGCATTGACGGAACTCACATACGAATCCAGGCCCCCACAGACAACGAGGCAGCTTTCGTAAATAGGAAAGGTTACCATTCTTTAAATGTTCAAGCAATATGTGATCAAAACg GTAAATTCACCAACGTTGTTGCAAGATGGCCTGGAAGCACCCATGACAGCCACATATTCCGCATGAGTGGAATTAAAGCACAGATAGAGGAGAACTTCCGTTCGCTTAACGACGGGGTCCTTTTAGGGGACAGTGGTTATGCTTGTCAGCCATACCTGATAACACCTTACCTCAGACCATCCACGCCAGCTGAGGAGAGATTCAATGCTGCTCACAAAAGAACTAGGGTGACCGTTGAACGTGCATTTGGGTGGTTCAAGAGGCGATTTCACATTTTACATAGCGAAATCAGAATGCGCCCTGAACGTGTTTGTGCCATAATTG GAGCCTGTGCAGTTTTGCATAACATTGCAATAATGCAGCGTGAACCTGTGCTTGACGAGGGTGTGGCTATTCCTGACAGGAACATTCCAGGAACGTACAATGGACCAGAGGACGGAAAGAACATAAGAAATTACATAACCAGGAACAACTTCTAA
- the LOC125657128 gene encoding uncharacterized protein LOC125657128, producing the protein MYYRLLSNLIQISCGCLFSFIEMYKNTLHSRVSLKLLKLEVLIYFRYGHTNIEETIKDKDVELEDSRKSSVCSVSRKPMRKIHCTKYKQSISTMKNDNIEPSEEINWVSKCTGANDDATCSSEINTDFISRNVNSIVKTVRDIMNCSLTKCDEVEHKRHHQFMNNPEKVYRDNFVKYCFGANYIQPEELEYLQHFLYEMMCTSKFLPGSIFSRYSTFVDCKNEQLEQIFIAYPLMGHQYLKFVVLKEAMIHLVCISTGLPYEEANERCIKTEMSVAESRGGAN; encoded by the exons atgtacTATAGATTGCTATCCAACCTTATTCAGATTTCATGTGGATGCCTTTTTAGCTTTattgaaatgtacaaaaatacattgcACTCAAGAGTCTCGctcaaacttttaaaacttgagGTATTGATATATTTCAGATATGGTCATACAAATATAGAAGAAACTATCAAGGATAAAGATGT AGAGTTGGAGGACAGCAGAAAATCTAGTGTGTGTTCTGTTTCAAGAAAACCAATGCGAAAAATACACTGCACAAAATATAAGCAG AGCATAAGTACTATGAAAAATGACAATATTGAACCTTCAGAAGAGATCAACTGGGTTAGCAAATGCACAGGAGcaaatgatgatgcaacttgtTCTTCTG aaattaatacagatttcatcTCAAGAAAT gtAAACAGCATTGTGAAAACTGTTAgagacattatgaactgcagCTTAACCAAATG TGATGAGGTTGAACATAAGCGGCATCATCAATTCATGAACAACCCTGAAAAGGTTTACAGggacaattttgtaaaatattgttttggaGCCAATTATATTCAACCCGAG GAATTAGAATACcttcaacattttctttatgaaatgaTGTGCACCAGCAAATTTTTACCAGG atCTATTTTCTCCCGTTACTCCACATTTGTTGACTGCAAAAATGAACAACTCGAGCAAATCTTTATTGCTTATCCTTT AATGGGACATCAGTACTTAAAATTTGTTGTTCTGAAAGAGGCCATGATACACTTAGTTTGCATAAGCACTGGACTCCCTTATGAAGAGGCAAATGAAAGATGCATTAAAACAGAAATGTCTGTAGCTGAATCTAGAGGTGGCGCTAACTGA
- the LOC130047537 gene encoding uncharacterized protein LOC130047537 produces MQRNVYFLSIYIVCISFVYVLSIITYEMSVNQKEKSNRNRGKNFDSSEIQLLTELVEKNIAIINSKFSNTLTNEKKKAVWQSITDQLNALDVACRSVKEIKTKWTNMHQSAKREFSDAKISQRKTGGGPMAKPLSVVNEKIVDLFKDSPSFNGLSGFETQSYGDGNMELIGSPKTVSLLSDLLIHVPQHDNNEQVLEVDVNHVLVTKDSDASCTSQKTALELETEEPASTSQRPGTSERASACTTHRKKIKPEDVTRMQYEVLVKQKNKLEEQTLYYKLMNKKLKMELNLTNED; encoded by the exons ATGCAGCGTAATGTTTACTTCTTGTCTATTTACATCGTCTGCATATCTTTTGTTTACGTGCTTTCAATTATAACGTACGAAATGTCTGTCaaccaaaaagaaaaaagcAACAGAAATCGTGGGAAAAATTTCGACAGTAGTGAAATTCAGCTTCTGACTGAGCTAGTGGAAAAAAATATAGCCATTATAAATAGCAAATTCAGCAACACACTGACGAATGAGAAGAAGAAGGCTGTGTGGCAGAGCATAACCGACCAATTAAACGCTCTTGATGTTGCTTGCAGATCGGTTAAAGAGATCAAAACAAAATGGACCAACATGCATCAGTCTGCTAAACGTGAATTTAGCGATGCTAAAATAAGCCAACGTAAGACAGGGGGTGGTCCGATGGCAAAACCCTTGTCCGTGGTCAATGAGAAAATCGTGGATTTATTCAAGGACTCACCATCCTTCAATGGACTGTCAGGTTTCGAAACCCAGTCTTATG GTGATGGAAACATGGAGTTAATAGGTTCTCCTAAGACTGTGTCCCTCCTATCTGAtttgcttatacatgtacctcaacaTGACAATAACGAACAAGTATTAGAGGTTGACGTCAACCATGTTCTCGTCACCAAGGACTCGGACGCATCATGTACTTCGCAGAAGACTGCATTAGAACTTGAAACGGAAGAGCCAGCATCTACATCCCAAAG ACCAGGCACTTCGGAAAGAGCAAGCGCTTGTACTACACATCGCAAGAAGATCAAGCCAGAGGATGTGACTCGCATGCAGTACGAGGTCTTGGTAAAGCAGAAGAACAAACTTGAGGAACAAACTCTGTACTACAAACTAATGAACAAGAAACTTAAAATGGAATTGAATTTGACAAATGAGGATTGA